From Glycine soja cultivar W05 chromosome 4, ASM419377v2, whole genome shotgun sequence, the proteins below share one genomic window:
- the LOC114409670 gene encoding S-adenosylmethionine mitochondrial carrier protein, translating to MAVQSSTSSESQASENVMHRHFFLWREFLWGAVAGAFGEGMMHPVDTVKTRLQSQAILNGIQNQKNILQMVRYVWQVDGLKGFYRGVTPGIIGSLATGATYFGVIESTKKWIEDSHPSLRGHWAHFIAGAVGDTLGSFVYVPCEVMKQRMQIQGTIASWSSVVVNDGIAIKPGTQIYGYYTGMLHAGCSIWKAQGLKGLYAGYLSTLARDVPFAGLMVVFYEALKDAKDYVEQRWISSPNWHVNNSVEGLVLGGLAGGLSAYLTTPLDVVKTRLQVQGSTLRYNGWLDAIHNIWATEGMKGMFRGSVPRITWYIPASALTFMAVEFLRDHFYERVPNDNLEDVGRLSVDHKSAGGLKVSH from the exons ATGGCGGTTCAGAGCTCCACTTCCAGCGAATCGCAAGCTTCGGAGAACGTTATGCATCGCCATTTCTTTT TATGGAGAGAGTTTCTGTGGGGAGCTGTTGCGGGTGCATTTGGGGAAGGAATGATGCATCCAGTGGATACTGTTAAAACTCGATTACAAAGTCAAGCTATTCTAAATGGAATTCAG AACCAGAAAAACATATTGCAGATGGTGCGATATGTGTGGCAGGTTGATGGATTAAAAG gcTTTTACAGGGGTGTAACACCTGGTATTATTGGATCTCTTGCTACTGGCGCAACATATTTTGGTGTCATAGAGTCCACAAAAAAGTGGATTGAGGATTCACATCCTAGCCTTAGGGGCCACTGGGCACATTTCATTGCTGGAGCTGTTG GTGATACTCTAGGTTCTTTTGTGTATGTTCCATGTGAAGTGATGAAGCAACGCATGCAGATTCAAGGCACAATTGCATCTTGGAGTTCCGTTGTAGTGAATGATGGCATCGCAATCAAGCCTGGCACACAAATATATGGTTATTATACAGGGATGTTACATGCAGGCTGTTCAATATGGAAAGCACAGGGCTTAAAGGGTTTATATGCAGG ATATTTGTCTACATTGGCAAGGGATGTTCCATTTGCTGGCCTAATG GTTGTGTTCTATGAAGCTTTGAAAGATGCTAAAGATTATGTAGAGCAAAGATGGATATCTAGCCCAAATTGGCATGTTAATAATTCAGTTGAGGGCCTGGTTTTAGGAGGATTAGCTGGTG GTCTCAGTGCATATCTCACCACTCCTTTGGATGTTGTTAAAACTAGACTGCAAGTGCAGGGTTCAACTTTGAG GTATAATGGCTGGTTAGATGCAATTCACAATATATGGGCTACAGAAGGCATGAAGGGGATGTTTAGAGGTAGCGTCCCCAGGATTACATGGTACATTCCAGCTTCAGCGCTTACATTCATGGCTGTGGAATTTCTCAGAGATCATTTTTATGAAAGAGTGCCCAATGATAATTTGGAAGATGTTGGTAGATTATCAGTAGACCATAAATCTGCAGGAGGTTTAAAAGTTTCTCATTAA
- the LOC114409671 gene encoding uncharacterized protein LOC114409671 — MQPPPKENDKAGVCDICGASGFDETIVTCSKCNINCEHSYCMRFNTLIVPIDWICEPCKSKDVSTSPHEVNQGIGLRASKMRQPVKTGKVKFLPEDEVLRLYSGNFPLATTRKTSVGSKNVVSKIPSQTPKPYPCISPPKVLGKLSRNDEVHKKSMTNQHASCSLSKGPPKECIGENQLPLGGVIPGKKVQTGDAQKENPTKGPFEALSAGKSSHIVGSGPPKECIGENQLPLSGVIPGKKVQTGDAQKENPTKGPFEALSAGKSSHIVGSGPPKECIGENQIPLGGVIPGKKVQTGDAQKENPTKGPFEALSAGKSSHIVGSGPPKECIGENQLPLDGVIPGKKVQTHDAQKENPTKGAPFEALSAGKSSPIVDSGDIRRADAECNKSNIEKSDLRSVQENLNLHCKFLPSSFPAWRGQFQILQTAVSSEFYDGLEAQPPCIVNKKAYKFSTEMPSVLQLESLPVLNALTDIFQDNSPRLQDIALYFFPSELTERSRKNLDSILKFLNAEKSMLRSYINGVELLVFTSNQLDMDSKGAIAAVNAGHFLWGMFRQKKIDKAIERVPDMEPVDMDIDMIGGKDVVERADVVRNCKPKSASLMEDYNKLDVPPGFEEFTKMSK, encoded by the exons ATGCAGCCACCACCCAAGGAAAATGACaag GCTGGAGTTTGTGATATATGTGGTGCTAGTGGATTTGATGAAACAATTGTTACTTGTTCTAAATGCAACATAAACTGTGAACATTC TTACTGCATGCGATTTAATACCTTAATAGTTCCTATAGACTGGATTTGTGAGCCTTGCAAATCCAAGGATGTTTCGACTTCACCACATGAAGTGAATCAGGGTATTGGCTTGAGGGCTTCTAAAATGCGACAGCCTGTCAAAACAGGGAAAGTGAAGTTCCTTCCCGAGGATGAAGTCCTTAGACTTTATTCTGGCAATTTTCCCTTGGCAACAACCCGGAAAACTTCTGTTGGGtccaaaaatgttgtttcaaagATTCCCTCACAGACTCCAAAACCATATCCTTGCATATCACCTCCTAAAGTACTTGGGAAGCTTTCAAGAAATGATGAAGTACACAAGAAGTCAATGACTAATCAACATGCTTCTTGCTCATTATCAAaag GACCGCCAAAGGAGTGTATAGGAGAAAATCAGCTACCCTTGGGTGGAGTGATACCTGGTAAAAAAGTCCAAACCGGTGATGCTCAGAAAGAAAATCCTACTAAAGGGCCTTTTGAAGCTTTATCAGCAGGAAAATCCTCCCATATTGTCGGTTCAG GACCGCCAAAGGAGTGTATAGGAGAAAATCAGCTACCCTTGAGTGGAGTGATACCTGGTAAAAAAGTCCAAACCGGTGATGCTCAGAAAGAAAATCCTACAAAAGGGCCTTTTGAAGCTTTATCAGCAGGAAAATCTTCCCATATTGTTGGTTCAG GACCGCCAAAGGAGTGTATAGGAGAAAATCAGATACCCTTGGGTGGAGTGATACCTGGTAAAAAAGTCCAAACCGGTGATGCTCAGAAAGAAAATCCTACAAAAGGGCCTTTTGAAGCTTTATCAGCAGGAAAATCTTCCCATATTGTTGGTTCAG GACCGCCAAAGGAGTGTATAGGAGAAAATCAGCTACCCTTGGATGGAGTGATACCTGGTAAAAAAGTTCAAACCCATGATGCTCAGAAAGAAAATCCTACAAAAGGGGCACCATTTGAAGCTTTATCAGCAGGAAAATCTTCCCCTATTGTCGATTCAG GTGATATCCGCCGTGCTGATGCTGAATGTAACAAATCTAATATTGAAAAAAGTGATCTTCGGAGTGTTCAGGAAAACTTAAAccttcattgtaaatttttacccTCTTCTTTTCCTGCTTGGAG GGGTCAATTCCAAATTCTTCAGACTGCTGTATCTAGTGAATTTTATGATGGGCTTGAGGCCCAACCACCATGCATTGTTAACAAGAAAGCATACAAATTTTCAACAGAAATGCCATCAGTCCTTCAACTGGAGTCACTTCCTGTGTTGAATGCTTTGACTGACATATTCCAGGATAATTCTCCTAGGCTTCAGGATATTGCATTGTATTTCTTTCCATCAGAACTTACTGAGAG GTCCAGAAAGAACCTGGATAGcatattgaagtttttgaatgctGAGAAATCAATGCTGAGAAGTTATATTAATGGAGTAGAGTTGCTGGTATTTACCTCAAATCAACTTGACATGGACTCAAAGG GTGCTATAGCTGCAGTAAATGCTGGACATTTCCTGTGGGGAATGTTTCGCcaaaagaaaattgataaagCTATTGAAAGAGTGCCTGACATGGAGCCAGTTGATATGGACATCGATATGATTGGAGGAAAGGATGTGGTGGAGAGAGCTGATGTCGTTCGAAATTGTAAACCTAAGAGTGcctctttgatggaggattATAACAAACTGGACGTTCCTCCAGGCTTTGAAGAATTTACCAAAATGTCTAAATGA